ATGGTGACGCGCAGCGGGGTGTCGGTCGTGAAATCCTCGGGGAAAGCGGGGTAGAGCGAGAGCATCACTCCGCCCTCCGTGCCGAAAAGTTTGTTGATTCTGCCTGCGGGAACGATCATGTCGGTTGAATTATGGCGTAAAAATACAAAAAAAACGGTAATCTTCCCGTGGGAAGTTTACCGTTTTTATTCGGATCGGGAAACGTCTTGCCGCGTCCCTTCCCTGTGTCGCCTTATTATTCGGCGGCGGGAGCTTCCGGAGCGGCCTCTTCGGCAGCAGTCTCCGCAGCGGCAGCCTCGGCGGCCTCACGGGCGGCAGCCTCGGCAGCGGCCTTCTTCTCGGCGATTGCGGCAGCGCGCTCCTCCTTGATCTTGGCCTCGGCAGCCAGACGGGCCTTCTCGGCCGACTTGGCGTCGGTGGCCAGCTTGTTGGTCTTGGCTTCGATCTTGCCGGCTTTGGCTTCCATCCACTTGTTGAAGCGGGCTTCTGCCTCGGTTTCGGTGAACGCACCCTTGGCGACGCCGCCCAGCAGGTGTTTCTTGTACATTACGCCCTTGTACGAGAGGATAGCCCGACAGGTGTCCGTAGGTTGTGCGCCTTTCTGTAACCAATCCAGGGCTTTCCCGAAGTCCAGGTCGATCGTAGCAGGATTCGTGTTGGGGTTGTAGGTTCCCAGCTTCTCGATGAATTTACCATCACGTGGCGCTCTGCTATCTGCGGCAACGATGTGATAGAAGGCATAACCCTTCTTACCGTGACGTGCCAGACGAATTTTAACAGCCATTTGCTATAAAATTTTGTTGTAATTAATAAAAAACGCTCACCCCTTCGGGCTTTTAAGCCTGCAAATGTAGGGAAAATATTCCGCCCGGCAAAATAAATGCCCTAAAAAACTGCATTTCACGGCTGTGACGGGGTTGTCCGGAAGAATGGGACGGGCCGCTTCGGGTTGTTGCGGGGCGGGTCGGAAATGAAAGACGGATTGAATTCAATTGCCTGAAAACCAATCCGTCCGTTGTGATCCCGGCGGGATTCGAACCCACGACCGACAGCTTAGAAGGCTGTTGCTCTATCCAACTGAGCTACGAGACCATCGTTGAAACAACGCTGCAAAAGTAAGAAATTTCGGGCCAACTGCAAACTTATCGTCCGATTTCTTGCTCCGGACCCGGACGGTCCGCCATACTCCGGAAAAACGGTCCCGGCTCTATTTCGTGAGGTATTTGTCGAGATACATTTTCAGTTCGCGCGGCATGACGGGCTTGGTGATGAATCCGTTGCATCCCGCCTCCTCGGCGACGCGCCGGTCGGTGTCGAAAGCATAGGCCGTCTGCATGATGACGGGCAGACTGTCCGTATGGAGCCGAATCTCCTTCAGCGCCTCGATACCGTCCATCACAGGCATTTTAATATCCATCAATACGGCGTCGGGATTGTGCGATAGCGCATACGCCACTGCCTCCTTGCCGTTCTTCGCCCAGAGCAGGTCATACTCTTTCTTGAGGATTATTTCCAGCAGCTTGTAATTGCTTTCCACGTCTTCTGCAATCAGGATCAACGGCTTACGTTCGGATGTATTGTTGTCTGTCATTGTGTATTACGTTGCAGTTCCCGCAAATATAGGAAATTTTTTCCAAAACCGTCGTTCGTCAACGGTAAAATGTTCCTTCGAAATGCGTTGCGTTTCCGCATCCGTCGGTGACCGAAAGACGCACGGCGTGGGTGCGCCGCTGCGCCGGCGCGTCGAAGAAATGAACCAGCGTTCCTTTCATCGGAAAACGGTCGCAGGGAACCCATTTGCCGTCGATGTGCAGCCTCCACGAGGCGATGCCCGAGAAGTTGTCCGCGGCGCGGAACCGCACCCCTTCGGCCCGGGTGAGGTCGGCGCCTTCGGCGAAGAGCGGACGGATCGCGGGCGGCAGCGTGTCGGCTACGATCGCCAGGTCTCCGGCCGTCCGCACCGAAGCCGTCACCGCGCCGTCGGCATATGCGCCTCCGACGCAGGCCAGCGAGCCTCTGCGCGTGCGTACGGCCAGTTGGGCGCGTAGTTGCAGCGGGCGCGGCACGCTGCCGCGGAGCGTGACCTCCACGGCGCGGAAAAGGGGCGTCGCGGGGTCGAAGAAACGGTAGGCGGGCGAGAGCACGACGACGCCCGAATCCGCCTGCGGGGCCTCTCCGAGTCCGGGACGGACGAAGATCGGCTCGTAAATCGTCCCTTCGGGAATGCGGACCTCCGCCTCGCGTCCGACGCGCAGGACCGAAGTCCGGTCGGGCCGCAGCGTCACGGCCGTGGTGTCGGCCTCGGCGCGGAACTCCCCGGCGCGTCCGCGGACGGCGAATTCCAGCGTCGAGACATTGCCGCAGTCGTCCTCGGCCTCGATGCGGATGCGGCGCACCTGCCCTTCCGCCGTGCGTATCAGCCCGCGTTCCGCCATCGTCGGGTAGAAACTGTCGGGCGCGCCCTCCAGCTGGGCCAGGCGGATCGCCTCGTTGCGCGAATTGATTTGTATCGGGTAACAGCTCACGGCATCGCTGCAACGCGATATGTCGTAGGTGAAGCTGTCCATGCGGAATTCGAAGCAGGGGATGCCGTCCGCGAAGGCTGTGACGCGCCATACCCCGAAGGTGTTCCAGACATCGTTGCGGCGGTCGGTGACTTCGGCCACGAAATAGCCCCTGCGGCCTACGCCGACGGGTCCGTCGTGCGTCAGGGCGTAACGGCCTGCGGCCGTGCGGACCACGGCGTAACTCTCCGGGACGCTGCGCACGGGCACGCCCTGCACGGTGTCGACCTCGACGTAGTGCAGGCGCACGATGCGCGGCGGATATTCGTCCCTGGGGCGGATGATTCCTTCGCGGACGGGGTTGTAGAGCCGCTGGGTCTCCGTGTCGCGGATTTCGTAATGGAGGTGCGGGCCGCCCGACGAACCGCTGTCGCCCGAGTAAGCCACCACGTCGCCCTGCTTCACGGGCCAGGTTCCGGGACCGAACCAGAGGTTCACGCCGTTCGAACGGCGTTCGTAACGCTCCCTGCGCACGTGCCGCTCGATGTCGTCGCGGAAACGCCGGAGGTGGCCGTAGACGACCGTCGTGCCGTTGCGGAGCGTGAGGTAGACGGCGCGCCCGTAGCCGCCCGCCTGCAATACCACGCGCGAAACGTAGCCGTCGGCCGCGGCCACGACCGGTTTACCCTCCTCGGCGTCGGTCTTGATGTCCACGCCCGCATGGAAATGCCCGGGACGGATTTCACCGAAATTGGCCGAGTAGAGCCGTTGTTTGAGTTCCCGCAGGGGGTAGATGTAGTCGTTGGGGTCGAGTTGCTGGCCTTGTGCCCCGAGGCAGGCCGTCGTAAGCAGAAAAAGTATTAGAAATCGTTGCATGTGTCCGTCTCCCTGACCATTGCCGAGGCTGCGTCCATGACGGCCTCGTAGTCGTACCCGAGCGAAAGCCCGTAGCGTATCAGTTTGGTTTTCAGTTCGTATTGCGAGGTGTATTTCACCGTCCGGGCCTTGCGTTCGAGCTGCTGCGCGAGCCGCTCGCCCATTGCCGGACGGTCGGCCTGCGACAGCGCCGCGTCGATCCGTTCCTTCGAAACCCCCTTGCGTTGGAGCGCCG
This Alistipes shahii WAL 8301 DNA region includes the following protein-coding sequences:
- a CDS encoding 30S ribosomal protein S16, encoding MAVKIRLARHGKKGYAFYHIVAADSRAPRDGKFIEKLGTYNPNTNPATIDLDFGKALDWLQKGAQPTDTCRAILSYKGVMYKKHLLGGVAKGAFTETEAEARFNKWMEAKAGKIEAKTNKLATDAKSAEKARLAAEAKIKEERAAAIAEKKAAAEAAAREAAEAAAAETAAEEAAPEAPAAE
- a CDS encoding response regulator gives rise to the protein MTDNNTSERKPLILIAEDVESNYKLLEIILKKEYDLLWAKNGKEAVAYALSHNPDAVLMDIKMPVMDGIEALKEIRLHTDSLPVIMQTAYAFDTDRRVAEEAGCNGFITKPVMPRELKMYLDKYLTK
- a CDS encoding M23 family metallopeptidase, with the protein product MQRFLILFLLTTACLGAQGQQLDPNDYIYPLRELKQRLYSANFGEIRPGHFHAGVDIKTDAEEGKPVVAAADGYVSRVVLQAGGYGRAVYLTLRNGTTVVYGHLRRFRDDIERHVRRERYERRSNGVNLWFGPGTWPVKQGDVVAYSGDSGSSGGPHLHYEIRDTETQRLYNPVREGIIRPRDEYPPRIVRLHYVEVDTVQGVPVRSVPESYAVVRTAAGRYALTHDGPVGVGRRGYFVAEVTDRRNDVWNTFGVWRVTAFADGIPCFEFRMDSFTYDISRCSDAVSCYPIQINSRNEAIRLAQLEGAPDSFYPTMAERGLIRTAEGQVRRIRIEAEDDCGNVSTLEFAVRGRAGEFRAEADTTAVTLRPDRTSVLRVGREAEVRIPEGTIYEPIFVRPGLGEAPQADSGVVVLSPAYRFFDPATPLFRAVEVTLRGSVPRPLQLRAQLAVRTRRGSLACVGGAYADGAVTASVRTAGDLAIVADTLPPAIRPLFAEGADLTRAEGVRFRAADNFSGIASWRLHIDGKWVPCDRFPMKGTLVHFFDAPAQRRTHAVRLSVTDGCGNATHFEGTFYR